DNA from Streptomyces sp. NBC_01260:
CGGGTGGGGCCGGGCGAGGCCGCCCGCGTCATGACCGGCGCCCCGCTGCCGGCCGGTGCGGAGGCCGTGATCCCGGTCGAGTGGACCGACGGCGGCACGGGCGAGGGCCCCGTCGCCGCGATGCGCGCCCACAGCGACGCCCCGGAGGGCGCGCGCGGCGAGGTCCGCGTCCACCGCCCGGTCGAGGCCCGCGCCCACGTCAGGGACCGGGGCAGCGACGTCCGGCCGGGCGATCTGGCCCTGCGCGCCGGGTCGGTGGTCGGACCGCCGCAGATCGGCCTGCTCGCGGCGATCGGCCGCTCGACGGTGAAGGTGCGGCCCCGGCCGCGCGTCGTCGTCATCTCCACCGGCAGTGAACTGGTCCAGCCCGGCGAGGAACTGACCGGCGGCCAGATCTACGACTCGAACAGCTTCGCGCTGACGGCCGCCGCGCGCGACGCCGGAGCGATCGCCTACCGGGTCGGCGCCGTCACCGACGACGCCGAGACGCTGCGCGCCACCATCGAGGACCAGCTGATCCGTGCCGACATCGTCGTCACCACCGGTGGCGTCAGCGTCGGCGCCTACGACGTGGTCAAGGAGGCCCTGTCCTCGGTGGGCGACGAGGACGAGCCGGGGAGCGGCATCGACTTCCGCAAGCTCGCCATGCAGCCCGGCAAGCCGCAGGGCTTCGGCTCCATCGGCCCCGACCACACCCCGCTGCTGGCGCTGCCGGGCAACCCGGTCTCCAGTTACGTCTCCTTCGAGCTGTTCGTGCGGCCCGCGATCCGTACCCTGATGGGCCTTCAGGATGTGAACCGCCCCACCGCCAGGGCCACCCTGGTCGGCGACAAGGCGCTGTCCTCGCCCGCGGGCAGGCGGCAGTTCCTGCGCGGGACGTACGACGCCGAGGCGGGCACCGTCACGCCCGTGGGCGGTTCCGGATCGCATCTGATCGCCGCTCTCGCCCAGGCGGACGCGCTGATCGTGCTGCCCGAGGACGTCACCTCCGCCGAGCCCGGCACGGACACCGAGGTGATCCTGATCCGCTGACCCGCGCCGGGTGGCGGTACGGTATCTGCCGCTGTGCCTTCCGGGGGACACCCCCCGGACCCCGGGCCTGCACCCCGGTGCGGCCCAGGGGCAACCGGCGCCCTACCGCTAGGCGGAGTTAGTTGAGTACGCAGAACAGGCTGACGCATATCGACGAGGCGGGCGCCGCCCGCATGGTCGACGTCTCCGAGAAGGACGTCACCGCGCGCGTTGCACGTGCCAGCGGCCGGGTCCTCGTCTCGCCGCGCGTCATCGAACTGCTCCGGGGCGAAGGGGTCCCCAAGGGCGACGCCCTCGCGACCGCGCGCATCGCCGGGATCATGGGGGCCAAGCGCACCCCCGACCTGATCCCCCTCTGCCACCCGCTGGCCGTCTCCGGTGTCACGGTCGACCTGAGTGTGGCCGAGGACGCGGTGGAGATCCTCGCGACGGTGAAGACCGCGGACCGCACGGGCGTGGAGATGGAGGCCCTGACCGCGGTGTCCGTCGCCGCGCTCACCGTCGTCGACATGATCAAGGCGGTCGACAAGGCCGCGGTCATCACCGACATCCGGGTCGAGGCGAAGTCGGGCGGCAAGTCCGGCGACTACCGGCGCACCGCACCCGGCGGAGCGGACGCATGACCACACCGGGGACATCGCCGTCCGGGTACCGCGCCCTCGTGGTGACCGCGTCCAACCGCGCCGCCGCCGGGGTCTACGCCGACAAGGGCGGCCCGCTGATCGCCGAGGCGCTGACCGGGCTCGGCCTCACCGTCGACGGGCCGCGGGTCGTCCCCGACGGCGATCCGGTCGAGCAGGCGCTGCGGGCCGGGGTGGCCGCCGGGTACGACGTCATCGTGACCACCGGCGGTACGGGCATCTCGCCCACCGACCGCACCCCCGAGGCGACCGGGCGTGTCCTGGACCGGGAGATTCCCGGTATCCCCGAGGCGATCCGTGCCGAGGGCCGGGACAAGGTCCCCACGGCCGCGCTCTCGCGCGGTCTGGCGGGCGTGGCCGGCCGTACCCTCGTCGTCAACCTGCCCGGTTCCACCGGCGGGGTGCGCGACGGGCTCGCGGTCCTGACCCGACTCCTGGTGCACGCCGTCGACCAGCTCCGCGGCGGCGATCACCCCCGACCCGGGAGCCCGAGCTGAACGTCCCGACCTGGCCGGTGACCCTGGTGGACGGCGACGTCACCCTCCGGCCGATAAAGCTGCGCGACCAGACCATGTGGCGCGAGGTCAACCGGCGCAACCGGGACTGGCTGCGCCCCTGGGAGGCGACCGTGCCGCCGCCCGCCCCCGGCGGTCCGGTGGCCCAGCGCCCCACGTACCGGCAGATGATCCGCCATCTGCGGGCCGAGGCCAACGCCGGCCGGATGCTGCCCTTCGCCATCGAGTACCGGGGCCTGCTGGTCGGCCAGCTGACCGTCGCCGGGATCACCTGGGGCTCGATGTGCTCGGGCCATGTCGGCTACTGGGTCGACCAGGAGGTGGCGGGCCGCGGGGTGATGCCGACCGCGGTCGCCCTCGCCGTCGACCATTGTTTCCGCGCGGTCGGACTGCACCGGATCGAGGTGTGCATTCGCCCGGAGAACGCGCCCAGCCGGCGGGTGGTGGCGAAGCTGGGATTCCGTGAGGAAGGGATCCGGCCCCGCTATCTGCACATCGACGGGGCCTGGCGGGACCATCTGATCTACGCGCTCACCGCCGAGGAGGTGCCCGAGGGGCTGCTCCGGAGATGGCAGCGGGCCCGTCCGGAGCACCCCGAACATCGCACTAAATGAAATATGTGTTCGAAATTGATCGCGATTTGACCGCTAACGGACACGCAAACGCCGACTGTTGATCCGAACAATCACAAAAAAAGTCTGTGATATCAGCCGGATCGCGCGACACACCGCGTCAATTGGCGGATGCCTCCATGCAAACCCCTCTACGGTGTGAGATGTGAGCAGCAGCGGCCTGATCTACGCAGTCATCGTCGGGGCCTGGGCCGCCTACTTGGTGCCGATGTGGCTCCGCAGGCAGGACGAGCTCAACGAAGCCCGTCCGACGGAACGCTTCAGCACGGCCATCCGGCTGCTGTCCGGACGGGCGGCGATGGAGCGCCGGTATGCCAAGGGGCTGCAGGAGCGCACCGACGATGAGGCGGCGCCCGACGCCGACCCGGACGCGAGCACGGATCGAATGGATACCGTCGACGTCCGGAACTTCTCCGCGCCTCCGGCACACACCGAGGCCCGGGTGCACGACCCGGCTCGTGCGCCGGAGGAGCGCCCGGCCCGGGAACGGCCGGCTTCCCCCTCCGACTCCGCACCCGCCCGGCGCAGGCGTCCGCGCCCCGGCGGGATCGACGCCGAGCGGGCCCGGCGTGCGCAGCGCACCCAGGTCCTCGCACGCCGTCGGCGTACCACCGTCGTCCTGTTCCTCGGCTTCACGCTCGGCGCGGTCGTCGCGGCGGTCGGCGGCCTCGGCTTCCTCTGGGCCCCCGCGGTTCCCGCGGTGCTGCTGAGCACGTACATCGTGCATCTGCGCGCCAAGGAGCGGCACAGATTCGCCTTCACCATGGACCGGCGACGGGCCGAGGTGGCGGCGCAGCGCCTCCGCGAGAACCGCCCGCGCAGGCACCAGCCCACCGCGACGGCCCCCGCGGAGTCGGACGAGGACTCCGAAGCGCGCCACCCCGTCCCCGAGCCCACCCCCACGGTCTCCCCGCAGGAGGCCGGCCGCCGCGCCCTCGTCGAGCAGACGGACCACGCGGAGTGGGTGGACCAGCAGCGCGAACGAGGCCGGGTCCACGGCGACAGCTGGGAGCCGGTCCCGGTCCCGCTGCCGACCTATGTCACCGCCCCGGTCGCCCCGCGCGCCACGGGCGGCGTCGAGGTCGGCAACCCGGAGACCTGGAGCGCGGCCCGCTCCAGCACCGCCGAACCCACCCAGCCGGCCGCCCCGCACCCCGCGGCACCCCCCGTGGACCCGGCGCCCCGCCAGCGCACCAACCAGTCCCGCCGCTCCCGCGACCGGGGCCGGACCCCCCTCTTCGACCAGTACGACGAGGACGACCGCCCCCGCGCGGCCAACGAGTGAGACCTCCGCGCCGCGCCGCGACACCGGCTCGGCTGACCAGCGCGGAACGGATTTCCGAGCACCCCGGTGAGGGTGCTAAAGTTTCACTCGTTGCAAGGGCCTGTGGCGCAGTCTGGTAGCGCACCTCGTTCGCATCGAGGGGGTCTGGGGTTCAAATCCCCACAGGTCCACCGCAGCAACTGTTCTTGAGCTGGCTCAGGAAGAGTTCACAAGATCCCGTCCGATCTGATTGATCGGGCGGGATTTTGGCGTTTCCGGGGTTTGTTCGAGGAGTTGTCCGAACGCGATCGGTGCCGGAGGCGGTTGCCGGGCGGTCGTCGGCCTGATGTTTTCGGGGTGGTTCGGGTGCGTGAGGCATTTCTGGGCTGTATGCGGGCGCGCGTGATCCCGGCCTGTGGTGCTGGGGTCTCAGATGGTCTTGCAGATCTCCGGCCGTATGGGCGGCGGCAGCCCGGCCGCGTCGGGGGGCGTGGATGCCGATCCAGCGAGCGCGGTGACTCCGTGGGCGGTCCCGGTCGCCTGTGTTCGGGTGGTCTGGTGCCAGCTGAAGAGGATGTGCAGGTTGATGCTGCAGATCATCAGCGCGAGCAGGATGGTCTGCGCGACTCTCCCGTGAGCGAGTCGCTTCGTGGGGTCGGAGATGTCGATGCCGTGGCTCTTGGCCCTGCCGTTGAGGCCTTCGATGTTCGCTCGCTCGGGACGGTAGGCGTCCTGCCAGGTGGGGTGGAGGTAGTGCCGGTCCTGGCGGAACTTGTCGAGCTTGCCGAGGGCGCCGGGGCGGACGGTGATCGTGGGCTTCTGGCAGATCCGCGGAAGCTCGTCCTGGGGCAGGGGCCGCAGCCGTTCACCTTGAGGGATCGGGACGGTGGGTTTGGCCGCGCTGTGTGCGGCGGTGGCCCGCTTGTCGGTGAGGTCGACCACGGCCGGCCGTGGTGCCGGGACGCGGTGGACCTGGTTGAAGCGGGGACACACCACGGCGGGCGAGGGCCCGCTTGCCGGGCACTGGAGCCTGATCGCGCCCCGCTCGTCGGCGGACTCCTTGAGCTTGAGGAAGTACGGTTCCCGGCCCGCGATTCGCTCGCTGAGTTCGGTGCCGTCATCGAGGCTGCGTACGGCTTTGTCGTTGAGCCCTGTGGTCGCGTGGGCCAGTGCTGGCGGCATGGCGGGGCAGGCGAGGGATCCGTCGACGAGAAGGGCGCCTTGGTGGGTGCCCTGGACTCCACGGTGTTGCTGTTTGTAGTCGAGGTCACTGATCTCCTGCAACAGCTCCCGCCGACGCGTGCGCTCGACGTCCGCATCTTCCCAAGCAGCAGCGACAACTCTCGCCTCTTCGGCCGGCAGGCGGCTGCGCCGGTCACAGCGGTGAGGGTCGACGACTGTGGTCAGCCGGTCGAAGGAACGGTAGATACGACGGGAGAACGCGATCCTGGCGTGGCCATCAACACGACTGCCCTCCGGAACACCGAGCCAG
Protein-coding regions in this window:
- the moaC gene encoding cyclic pyranopterin monophosphate synthase MoaC; translation: MSTQNRLTHIDEAGAARMVDVSEKDVTARVARASGRVLVSPRVIELLRGEGVPKGDALATARIAGIMGAKRTPDLIPLCHPLAVSGVTVDLSVAEDAVEILATVKTADRTGVEMEALTAVSVAALTVVDMIKAVDKAAVITDIRVEAKSGGKSGDYRRTAPGGADA
- a CDS encoding MogA/MoaB family molybdenum cofactor biosynthesis protein, yielding MTTPGTSPSGYRALVVTASNRAAAGVYADKGGPLIAEALTGLGLTVDGPRVVPDGDPVEQALRAGVAAGYDVIVTTGGTGISPTDRTPEATGRVLDREIPGIPEAIRAEGRDKVPTAALSRGLAGVAGRTLVVNLPGSTGGVRDGLAVLTRLLVHAVDQLRGGDHPRPGSPS
- the glp gene encoding molybdotransferase-like divisome protein Glp, with product MSSTIWSVDEHLEDILAAVKPLEPIELQLPDAQGCVLVEDVVVEIALPPFDNSSMDGYAVRVADVEGATEEFPAVLTVIGDVAAGDAGLLGGQRVGPGEAARVMTGAPLPAGAEAVIPVEWTDGGTGEGPVAAMRAHSDAPEGARGEVRVHRPVEARAHVRDRGSDVRPGDLALRAGSVVGPPQIGLLAAIGRSTVKVRPRPRVVVISTGSELVQPGEELTGGQIYDSNSFALTAAARDAGAIAYRVGAVTDDAETLRATIEDQLIRADIVVTTGGVSVGAYDVVKEALSSVGDEDEPGSGIDFRKLAMQPGKPQGFGSIGPDHTPLLALPGNPVSSYVSFELFVRPAIRTLMGLQDVNRPTARATLVGDKALSSPAGRRQFLRGTYDAEAGTVTPVGGSGSHLIAALAQADALIVLPEDVTSAEPGTDTEVILIR
- a CDS encoding GNAT family N-acetyltransferase, whose protein sequence is MTLVDGDVTLRPIKLRDQTMWREVNRRNRDWLRPWEATVPPPAPGGPVAQRPTYRQMIRHLRAEANAGRMLPFAIEYRGLLVGQLTVAGITWGSMCSGHVGYWVDQEVAGRGVMPTAVALAVDHCFRAVGLHRIEVCIRPENAPSRRVVAKLGFREEGIRPRYLHIDGAWRDHLIYALTAEEVPEGLLRRWQRARPEHPEHRTK
- the sepX gene encoding divisome protein SepX/GlpR, with translation MSSSGLIYAVIVGAWAAYLVPMWLRRQDELNEARPTERFSTAIRLLSGRAAMERRYAKGLQERTDDEAAPDADPDASTDRMDTVDVRNFSAPPAHTEARVHDPARAPEERPARERPASPSDSAPARRRRPRPGGIDAERARRAQRTQVLARRRRTTVVLFLGFTLGAVVAAVGGLGFLWAPAVPAVLLSTYIVHLRAKERHRFAFTMDRRRAEVAAQRLRENRPRRHQPTATAPAESDEDSEARHPVPEPTPTVSPQEAGRRALVEQTDHAEWVDQQRERGRVHGDSWEPVPVPLPTYVTAPVAPRATGGVEVGNPETWSAARSSTAEPTQPAAPHPAAPPVDPAPRQRTNQSRRSRDRGRTPLFDQYDEDDRPRAANE